A segment of the Chryseobacterium scophthalmum genome:
TTACTCTTCTTTTTGCAATCGTTAAAATCATGTTCGCTCCGAAAATGATCCACGAAACTGCGATTAGTATATCGATTGGCCACTCGTGCTCAGCATATTCTTTTGAAGTGTTGATCCCCATAAAGAATGTGATAAACGTAGCAACAATCATAAATTGCCATGTCCAGAAATGAATCCACGATAAAGTATCGCTGTACATTCTTGTTTTTAATAATCTTTGGGTAGAGTAGTAAACCCCTACATAAACGATATTACATACGAATGCAAAGATTACCGTGTTGGTGTGTAGCATTCTTATTCTACCAAACCCTAACGCACCGTTGGTATTAATTAACCCTTGTATGTTTCCTGATGCAAGACTGTTGATTGTTGTATCGTCAGTTCCAAACAAAAACTCAGGAAGCTCAGGATAGAAAAGCATCAATGCTGCCGTAAGTCCAAACACGAAACCTATAATTCCAAAAACTATGGTCGCGTAAAGGAATGCACGAACAATACTGTTGTCATAACTAAACTTTTGTGTCTCCATATTAACTATTCACTTTTTTCTTCAAATTTATTATTATCTCCTTTTTTCTTATCGTTGTTGTTGCCAGTGTCTTCTTTTTCCTTTATTTCATCGGAGTCAAAAAGTATTCTCACAGCTGGAGATTCGTCATCTTCAAACTGCCCTTTTCTGGCGAAAACTATAAATACGACCAGAAAAACTACAGCCAAAGAAACGCTGCATAAGATCATTAAATATAGAATATCCATCTGACAACAAAATTAACCTATTTTCGGGGTTCAAAATTAGTGAAAAATAATGACAATTATCACGAAATACTGGGTTTGGCTAATTTAAAATCAGTCTAAATAAGGGGTTTTAAGGCTGTTTTTTGAAATGTTTTCTCCCAAGAATCCAGGTGGAAATCGTTGTGAAAGAAATGACGGTAATCGAACTTGCAGGCATAATTAAAGCTGCAAATAGCGGACTCATATTTCCCGTTACAGCAAACGTTAAACCAACAACATTGTATAAAAAGCTAATCAGGAACGTTAGTTTTACAATGGTGATTGAACCTTTACAAACGTTTAAATAATTATCAAGTTGCGATACTTTTTCCCCGTTCATAATGACATCTGAAGATGGCGTAAAGCTGTTGCTGTCGTCAGAAATTGCGATTCCTACATTACTTTGTTTTAAAGCTCCGGCATCATTTAAACCGTCACCAAGCATAATTACTTTTAAGCCTTTATCCTGAAGATCCTTGATGTAATTCAGTTTGTCTTCCGGGTTTTGGTTAAACGCCATCGAGCTGTAATTCGGGATGATCTCTTTAAGCTGATTTTCTTCGGAAGAATTGTCTCCGCTCAGAATGAAAATCTTATAATTAATCAGTTTTGTGAAAAGATTTCTAAGGTTTTCTCGGTATTCATTTTTAAAAATAAATTTACCGATAAACTCATTATTTTTACTGATGTAAACTGCGGTTTCAAGATTTTTAGACTCCTGATTATTGTATTTTGCAGAACCTATTTTATAAATATTTCCTCGTACACTTGCTTCGTAGCCTTTTCCTGAGATTTCTTCAAAATTATCAACCGGGAAATAATCATCTTTTACTTCCAGAAATTCATACAAAGATTTGGAAAGCGGATGATTTGAGTTTTTAACTAAACTTTTAATATTTAATAAATCAAATTCCTGAATTTCAGAACCTTCGTATCGGATGTTTGATTTTTTTCTGTGGGTAATTGTTCCGGTTTTATCGAAAACTAAAGTGTCGACTTTTGCAATTTTCTCAATCGTTAAAGTATCTTTTACGTAAAATTTATTTCGACCTAAAATCCTCATAATGTGACCGAAAGTAAACGGAGAAGACAATGCCAGAGCACAAGGACAGGCAATAATTAAAACGGCAGAGATAACCTGGAACATGGTTTCCAAATCAATGAAGTACCAATAAATTCCGGCAACAAGCGCAATTCCTAAAATAATAAAGGTGAAATATTTACTGATGTCGTTGATTAAAGTATCAAGTCCGGTCTCGTGTTTTTTGAAAGCTTCTTTATTCCAGAGTTGGGTAAGATAACTTTGGTCGACATTTTTAATAACTTCAAGTTCCAAAGATGAACCAATCTGCTTTCCTCCGGCAAAAATTTTATCCCCCGGATTTTTAGAAATACTTTCACTTTCACCGGTAATAAAACTGTTGTCGATATTTCCGTTTCCGCTAATCAAAATGGCATCTACAGGAATGATTTCGTGGTTTCGTACTAAAATTCTGTCACCGATTTTAATTTCTGAAAGCAAAATGTTCTCCTGCTTCCCATTAAAATCAACTTTCGTTACGGCAATCGGGTAGAATGATTTATAATCTCTGTCATAAGAAAGCGAACTGTAGGTTCTTTTCTGGAAGATTTTTCCTAAAAGCATGAAGAATAAAAGTCCGCACAAAGTATCAAAATATCCCGGACCGTAATCGGTAGCAATTTCGTAGATACTTCTTCCGAACAGCACAAAAATTCCTAAAACAATAGGAACGTCGATATTGACGATTTTGTTTTTTAAACCATACCAAGCAGATTTGTAATAATCAGAGGCAGAATAAAATACAACAGGAACCGAAAGCAAGAACATTAAAACTCGGAATAAACCTTTGTAATGCTCCATCCAGTAATCTTCGCCGCCGATATATTCCGGGAAGGCCAAAAACATTCCGTTACCGAAAGCAAATCCTGCAATCGCAAGTTTTACTAATAAAGATTTGTCTAAATTGTCTTCGTTTTTTTCGGCTGTTTCAAGATTGATTGCGGGTTTGTACCCAAGATTGGTTAAAAATTTAGCTAATTCGCTTAATTTTAATTCGTTATGATTGAAAGAAACCTGTAAAGTCTTTCTTGTGAAGTTTACCTGAGAATAATGAATGTCTTTATGTAAAGTATGAAGGCTTTCTAATAGCCAAATGCAAGAAGAACAGTGGATTACCGGAATTCTGAATGTGACAAGACTTGTATTGCCTTCAGAAAAATCTGTAACTCTGTCAAAAATTTCTTTGGTGTCGAGGTAATCAAACTGAGAAGAATTTTCTTCAGGTCTGATGCCCGCTTTTTTGTTTAGCTCGTAAAAATTACTGAGATTATTGGTATTTAAAATTTCATAAACAGATTTGCAGCCGGTACAACAGAAAATTTTTTCGTCAAAAGAAATTCTTTCTTTTTCTATCCCTTGTCCGCAATGAAAACAGTTCTCGCTCACCTTCATAAATTATTGACTTACAAAATTATAACATTTTTTTTTGTTTATAGAGTTTAAATGTTCTATTTTTGTGATAAATGTCATATTACAATGTCGCAGGAACAACAGATTGCTATTGAAGAAAGATTCGCGAGGGTTTTTAATGATAAATCCTTTAAAGAAAGACTTTCCAATACTGATTATGAAAGATATATCAACGCAAAAAAGAAACTCGTTTTTCAAAAACACGATATCGTCTTTGACGATGGCGAAACTCCGAAAGGGGTTTACGTAATAGAAAAAGGGGCTGCTAAATTGTCAAAATCAGGATCTTTTGGTAAAGATCAAATTCTTAGATTTATAAAAGAAGGTGATATTATAGGATATCGTGCATTGTTGTGTGGAGAAAATTTTCAAGCAAAGGCAGAAGCAATGACTGATGTTGAATGCACATTCTTACCTGCAGATATTTTTATGGACTTATTAGAAGTAGATCCACAGTTATCTTTTGTGATGCTTCAGAAAATATCTTACGAATTGGGGGAGTCTTCCAACACAATTACTTTCTTGGCTCAAAAAACAGTAAGAGAAAGATTGGCAGAAATTCTTATTCTTTTAGAACAAAAATTAGGAACAGATCCTGAAGGTTTTATCAAAATTTCTTTAACAAGAGAAGAAATTGCCAATATTATCGGAACTGCTACCGAAAGTGCTATCCGATTGATCTCCGAATTTAAAGGTGACAGTCTCATCGAAGTAGACGGTAGAAACATCAAAATTCTCAACCACGATAAATTAATGAAACTAGGACACGTAGTTTTGTAAAATCCAAATATATAAGTCGGCGAAAGCCGACTTTTTAACTTTAAACAATCATATACATTATGTCTGTTCATTCCGAAATTAAAAGAGTTACTACAGAAACCTTGCGAAAAATGAAATTCGACAAGGAGAAAATAACAATGCTTACCGCTTACGATTTTACAACGGCAAAAATGGTTGACGCCGGTGGTGTTGATACCATTCTTATCGGAGATTCTGCGGCAAATGTAATGGCAGGTTTTGAAACAACACTTCCTATTACATTAGATCAAATGATTTATCACACTCAAAGTGTGGTGAGAGGGGTAGAAAGAGCATTGGTAATTGCAGATCTTCCTTTCGGAACTTACCAAAGTAATCCGGATATCGCACTGGAATCTGCAGTTAGAATGATGAAAGAAGGGGGTGCTCATGCGATTAAAATTGAGGGTGGAAAAGAAATTTCAAAATCAATTAAAAAAATCATCAATGCAGGAATTCCTATTATGGGACATTTGGGATTAACACCACAATCTATTTATCAGTTTGGAACCTATAAAGTAAGAGCTAAAGAAGAAGCTGAAGCTGAAAAACTGATCAACGATGCAAAATTGCTTGAAGAATTAGGATGTTTTGGAGTTGTGCTTGAAAAAATTCCTGCAGATCTAGCTAAAAGAGTGACGGAAAGTATCTCGATTCCAACGATCGGAATTGGAGCCGGACCTCATTGTGACGGACAGGTTTTGGTGTATCATGATATGGTGGGAATGAACAAAGGTTTCTCTCCAAAATTCTTAAGAAGATACCTAGATTTATATACAGAAATTACGGGAGCAGTTTCTCAATACGTGAAAGACGTAAAAAGTGCTGATTTCCCTAACCAAAATGAAAGCTATTAATGAAAAGTAATTTACAGGCAACACAAGGAATTTTATCAATTTTAGCAATCATTTGTTTAGCAGCGGGTTGGTTTAGAATTTTCCCGGATAATATTAACTATCTTCTTTCAGCAAGATTATTTTATATTTTAATTGGAATCAGTTTTATCGTTCAGGGAAGAATGTTGATGCATACTAAGTTTATGTACCCAATGTACGCTGCGGCAGGTTTGTGCATCATCGGAGCATTTTTGCCGATGGATTCAAGTCTTAACGTTATAAAAACGATTGGTCTTTTAGGTGGAGTGGTTATTTCTTTTGTGAGCAGATCACAGAATCGTTAAGATATTATGGAAGAGCAGATTGTTTTTGAGGATAATCACCTTTTAGTTATCAATAAAAAAGTAGGGCAACTCGTTCAGGGAGACAAAACTGGTGACGAACCCTTACTCGATTCCATTAAAGATTTCATCAAAAAAAGAGATAATAAACCCGGAAATGTTTTTCTGGGTTTAGTGCATCGTATCGATCGGCCAACTTCTGGTTTGGTTATTTATGCTAAAACTTCAAAAGCGCTTTCAAGATTGACTCAAATGGTTAAAAACCGGGAGATTCAGAAAACGTATTGGGCGGTTGTTGCTAAAGAAATGATTCCTCAAAGCCAAAGATTGGTTCATTATTTAAAGAAAAACGAAAAAAATAATAAAGCAATCGTTTTTACGAAAGTTACCGAAGGGGCAAAAGAAGCAATTCTTACCTATAATGTCATCAAAGCATTAGATAATTATCTCCTTTTAGAAATTGATCTGGAAACCGGAAGACATCATCAAATCAGAGCACAGTTATCAAAAACCGGAGTTCCTATTAAAGGTGATCTAAAATACGGTGCACCTCGTTCAAATCCTGATGGAGGAATTAATCTTCACGCCAGAAAACTTAAGTTTATACATCCTGTTACAAAGGAGGAGGTGACAATTGTTGCTCCCGTTCCGCAGAATGACGCGATCTGGAGAGCGTGTGAAGAGTAAATATCAAATTAGAAATAAGTTATAAAATGGAAACTGAATATGATGTTTAGTTTCCATTTTTTTGGCTTTGAAAATACTTAAACTATGCACTTTTAGTGTATCTTGCTTTTAGCTTTTAAAAGTTTATAAGCCACGAATGCACAATTTTTTTTTTCATATTTTACGTAATAATCTGAGTTCGATTATTACGAAATTTTAAATAATTGATAATGAAAGCCTTATGTTTTAATCAATAGCGTCGGGCTTTAGCCCGATGTAAATGCGAAGATGACAATTGGCTTTAGCCAAAACTTATTGTAAATTTCTGCTAAAGCTAATTAAGTTTATGATTATTTAAAATGGGCTAAAGCCTATTCCTATTGATATTTAGTATTAATTTAATAATCGAACTCAGGTTAAATAATATTCGTGCATTCGTGGCAAAATCGCTCAAAGCAAACAAAAATATCTTCATTATTTTAAACCTTTTTACCTTTTAGAAGCTTTTTTTCGATTGGAAGTCATTTATTTAAATATTTGAAAACCAAATACAAAGATTATCATTTTATAAGAATTTCAACTCGAATCTTTCCAGTATAAAATAAAAAAGACATCTGCGTAATCTCCAAGATCAGCGAGATAAAAAAACAATATTTTCAAGCATTTAAAACTTCCAGCTTCCATCATCCAGCTTTCATCTCTTTCAAAAAATTTTGCCCATTTTAAAAAAATGTCTAACTTCGCTCCCAACTTTAGGGGTGTCTGTTGACAAAACAGGCTGAGACTTTACCCTTTGAACCTGATTTCTAGATCATACTAGCGTAGGAAAAAGTGAGATGACTTTGCTGTACATTCTATTGTACAATGATGGGCATTCCTAAAGTGTATTTTAAAATTTAGGAATGGAGCTCACAATCAATCACACACTAAGAAATTTTGATGTACTTCCCAAAACGCTGGAAGCACTTATCGCTATGGAATTACCTGAAAAGAAAAAAGGAATTGCCGTAGCGCTCAACAATCGTATTATTCCGCAGTCATTCTGGGCGGAAACCATTCTCAACAACCAAGATTCAATTTTAATTATCACTGCTACTCAAGGCGGTTAAAAAATATTTTTATGGCTCATAAAATTACACGTTCGCCGTTTCCGAACTCAAAAAAGATCTATGTTGAAGGGAAAATTCATCCAATCAATGTAGCGATGCGCGAAATACAGCTAAGTCCGACAAAGCTCACCAACGGAACTTTAGAACATAATTCACCTGTTACTGTGTATGATACTTCAGGACCCTACACCGATGAAAATTCTGAAATTAATATCGAAAAAGGGCTTCCAAGAATTCGTGAACAATGGATCTTAGACAGAAATGATGTAGAAATTCTTGATGGAATTACTTCTGACTACGGAAAAAAACGTCTTGCTGATTCAAAACTGAATGAGCTGCGTTTTTCTTACAACCACAAACCGAAAGTAGCAAAAGAAGGACAGGAAGTTACCCAATTATACTACGCAAAACAGGGCATCATCACTCCCGAAATGGAATATATTGCTATTAGAGAAAATCAAAGAATCGAGCAACTGGATTCTGTTTCAAAAGATATGGCTTTTCAACATCAGGGAAACAATTTTGGGGCAAGAACTCCAAAAAGCAAGATCACTCCAGAATTCGTAAGAGATGAAATTGCAGCAGGAAGAGCAATCATTCCCAATAATATCAACCATCCGGAAAGCGAACCAATGATCATCGGGCGAAATTTTTTGGTTAAAATTAATGCGAACATTGGAAATAGTGCTGTTTCATCGAGTATTGAAGAAGAAGTAGAAAAAGCAGTTTGGGCTTGCAGATGGGGAGCAGATACAATTATGGATCTGTCAACCGGAAAAAACATCCACGAAACCAGAGAATGGATCATCAGAAACAGCCCGGTTCCTATTGGTACCGTCCCGATTTATCAGGCATTGGAAAAAGTAAAAGGTGTTGCAGAAGATCTGACTTGGGAAATTTTTAAAGATACTTTGATCGAACAGGCAGAACAGGGAGTTTCGTACTTTACCATTCACGCTGGAGTTTTGTTGAGATATATTCATTTAACCGCAAAACGTGTCACAGGAATTGTTTCCAGAGGCGGTTCTATCATGGCAAAATGGTGTTTGTTTCATCATAAAGAAAACTTTTTATACACCCATTTCGAGGAGATCTGCGAGATCATGAAAAAATATGACGTTGCCTTTTCTTTAGGTGACGGTCTTCGCCCGGGTTCAATTGCAGATGCCAATGATGAAGCGCAATTTGCTGAATTGGAAACTTTAGGTGAACTAACAAAAATTGCCTGGAAACACAATGTTCAGGTAATGATTGAAGGTCCCGGTCATGTTCCGATGCACATGATCAAAGAAAATATGGATAAGCAATTGGAAGTTTGTGACGAAGCTCCGTTTTACACATTAGGTCCTTTAACGACGGATATTGCGCCGGGGTACGATCACATCACTTCAGGAATTGGTGCAGCAATGATCGGTTGGTTCGGTTGCGCGATGTTGTGTTATGTGACTCCGAAAGAGCATTTGGGACTCCCCAATAAAGAAGATGTAAAAGTTGGGGTGATCACCTATAAATTGGCTGCTCATGCTGCAGATCTGGCGAAAGGTCATCCCGGTTCGCAATACAGAGACAATGCGTTGAGTAAAGCAAGATTTGAATTCAGATGGGAAGATCAGTTCAATCTTTCTCTTGATCCGGATACGGCAAGATCTTATCATGATGAAACACTTCCTGCGGACGGAGCAAAAATTGCGCACTTCTGCTCAATGTGTGGACCAAAATTCTGTTCAATGAAGATCACACAGGAGATCCGTGAATCTGCAGAAAAAGGAATGTTTGATAAATCTCAGGAATTCATCGAAAAAGGAAAAGAAATTTATATATGATCATTGTAATTTCTCCCGAAGAACTTGTTCAAAATGAAACTGAGATCATCAATCAACTATTTCGAGAAGGTTTGGATTTGCTTCATATCAGAAAGCCTTTTATTGGTCAAAATGAAATGAAGGATTTTATTCAAAAGATAGATTCAAAATTTTACTCTCAATTGGTTTTGCATAGTCATTACGATTTGGCTGAGAACTTTAACATCTCAAGATTTCATTTCAGAGAAATTGACAGAAAAAATGGCTTGTATCAATCTTTTACAGATAAAAAAAAATCAACGTCTGTTCATGATATTGAAACTTTTAATCAATTGAATAAAGAGTGGGAATATGCATTTATCAGTCCGGTTTTTCCAAGTATTTCTAAAAAAGGATATGGGGAAAATTCAACGATTTTAAATGATATTAAAAAACGAGACAATTCTAATGTTAAACTAATTGCTTTGGGAGGAATTAACGAAAATAATATTCATCACGTTTTTGATAATAATGTTGATGGAGTGGCTTTGTTAGGCGCAATATGGGAAAGTGATGAACCTTTAAACGTTTTCAGAAAATGCCGCCAGAATATACTTTATTAGGATTTATTCAAATTTAAAAATGGAAAAACTACAATATATTTCTCAAGGTTTTACAAAATCCGAACAGGAACTAAATATAAAAAAGGCCTTAGACAACGGCATAAAATGGATTCAGATTCGTTGGAAAAATGCTCCCGAAAATGAGTTTATTAAGCTTTGTGAAAATTCAAAACTGCTGTGTTCAGAATACCAATCAGTTTGTATCATTAATGACCATGTTCAGATTGCAAAAGATATCGATGCAGACGGTGTTCATTTAGGTTTAAAAGATACTTCGATTGATATTGCAAGACAGATTTTAGGAGAAAATAAAATTATCGGTGGAACGGCAAATTCCATTTCTGATGTTTTGCAAAGAATGAATGAATCATGTGATTACATCGGTTTGGGACCTCTTCGATTTACTTCAACAAAAGAACAGCTAAGTCCGATTTTAGGCTTTGAAGGATATAAAAAAATAATCCAGGGTTTAAAAGAAAAAGGATTAGAAATTCCAAAAATATTCGCAATTGGTGGAGTGGTTTTGAAAGACATCGACCTATTACAACAAATAGGAATTTATGGAGTGGTCGTTTCTGGTCAAATTACCAATCAACCATCTATTATCAACGAATTTAAAATAGCAATGCAATGAACAATCAACCTTTAATTATAGCAGACAGAACTTTCGGATCGAGATTATTTTTAGGAACCGGAAAATTCGGAAATCTTTCAGAAATGACGGACTCCATCATCGCTTCCGGAAGTGAATTGGTGACAATGGCTTTAAAAAGAATCGATTCGCAATCTTCAGAAGATGATTTGTTGAATGCTTTAAAACTTACAAGATCTCATCTTTTACCGAATACTTCAGGAGCAAGAACAGCGAAAGAAGCGGTTTTGGCAGCGCAATTGGCAAGAGAAGCTTTGGAAACCAATTGGGTAAAGCTGGAGATCCATCCCGATCCAAAATATTTGTTACCTGATCCAATTGAGACGTTGTATGCAACGGAAGAATTGGCAAAATTAGGATTTATCGTAATGCCATATATTCATGCCGATCCAGTTTTATGCAAACGTTTGGAAGATGTGGGAACGGCTGTTGTCATGCCTTTGGGAGCGCCGATTGGAACGAATAAAGGTTTAAGAACTTTAGATTTTTTAGAAATAATTATTGCTCAAAGTAATGTTCCTGTTGTTGTTGATGCCGGAATTGGAGCACCTTCTGATGCCGCAAAAGCAATGGAAATGGGAGCTGATGCGGTTTTGGTAAATACTGCCATTGCTGTTGCGAGAGATCCTGTAAATATGGCATTGGCTTTTAAAGAAGGCGTAATTGCGGGAAGAAGAGCTTTTGAATCTGGTTTAGGAGCTATCGGGAACCATGCAGAAGCATCAAGTCCACTGACTTCTTTTTTGTTTGATTAAAATAGAGAGAAAAGAGTCCCAAAGGGACGATTTAATAAAGGATAGGATGAAATCCTATTTAAAAATATCATTGAATGCATCATTTTGATTAATACAAACATATATGAAAAGTTTTAAAGATCTTTTTGAAAAATACCAATGGGATGAGGTAAAAGCAAAGCTTGAAAAAGTGACGTTATCTGATGTGGAAAATAGTGTTCAGAAAAAGAATAAAACAATAGATGATTTCCTTAATTTTCTTTCACCGGTTGCTGCTCAGAAATTAGAATTAATGGCGAAAATGACGCAGCAACTTACTCAGAAGCGTTTTGGGAAAACCATTCAGTTGTATGCGCCGTTGTACCTGAGTAATGAATGTCAGAATATTTGTACGTATTGCGGTTTCAGTTTAGATAATTCGATCAAAAGGAAAACACTTTCTGATACAGAATTGATGATCGAAGCTACGGTTTTAAGATCAATGGGAGTGAATCATGTTTTGCTGGTAAGTGGAGAAGCAAATAAAACAGTTGGAATTGATTATTTTTTGAATGCTGTTCACTTGTTGAAGCCACATTTTGCTAATATTTCGATTGAAGTTCAGCCTTTGTCAGAAGAAGAATATCGGCAGCTTCATGATGCCGGTGTGAATGCTGTTTTGGTTTATCAGGAAACTTATCATCAGGACGTTTATAAAGAATATCATCCAAAAGGAAAAAAATCAAATTTCAATTTTCGTTTGGAAACACCCGACAGAATTGGCAAAGCCGGAATTCATAAAATGGGATTGGGTGTTTTGTTGGGTTTGGAAGATTGGCGTGTTGACAGTTTTTTCAATGCACTTCATATTGATTATCTTCAAAAACAATATTGGAAAAGCAAGTTTTCAGTTTCATTTCCGAGACTTCGACCTGCGGAAGGAATTATTGAACCGAATTTTATTATGTCTGATAAAGATTTACTCCAATTAATCTGTGCGTATCGAATCTGGAATGAAGATTTGGAAATTTCAATCTCAACAAGAGAGAACGAAAAATTTAGAAACAACATCATTTCTTTAGGCGCAACAGCAATGAGTGCAGCTTCGAAAACCAATCCGGGTGGTTATGCGGTGGACAAAGAATCTTTGGAACAATTTGAAACCAGTGATGAAAGAAGCATGGAGGAAATTAAAAATATTATTAAAAATGCAGGATATGATCCAATCATGAAAGATTGGGATGCTGTGTATAGCGGAGTTTAAAGATTGAAATTTTAAACAAACTAAAAATAAAAACTCTATCAGAAATATAACGAACGTCACTTCGAGTAGATTTTTGCAAAAAATCGTATCGAGAAGTTATGCTTAATGAAAGTTCTCGATACATTTTTATCCATTCCATTACAAAAAAACTCGAACAATCTGATGTAAATAAAATCAAAAAATGAAAAAAGAAGATATTTTCTCAAGATACAGCCGACAGATCTTTATTGAAGAAATCGGTTTGGATGGTCAGCGAAAAATAATGAATGCTAAAGTTTTGATAATTGGGGCAGGAGGTTTGGGAAGCCCTGTCATTCAATATTTGGCTGCGGCGGGAGTTGGAACTTTGGGCGTTGCAGATTTTGATGAGGTTGAATTGCATAATTTAAACCGACAAATCATTCATAATGAAAATTCTGTAGGGAGATTAAAAGTGGAAAGTGCAGAAGACTTTGTAAAAAACCTTAATCATCAGGTCAATTTTATCGGAATTGAGAATAAAATTAATCACTCAAATGCTGAAGAAATTATTTCGAAATTTGATATTATTGTTGACGGGTCCGATAATTTTAAAACGAGATATTTAGTTAATGATACTTGTGTAAAGCTTGGAAAGCCTTTAGTTTATGGAAGTATTCTCGGTTTTTCCGGACAGGTTGCAATTTTTAATTATAAAGGAAGCAAAAATTTAAGAGATATTTTCCCAGAACCTCCTTTTGATGAAAATCTTCCGGATTGCGACAGTCTCGGAGTTTTAGGCGCATTACCGGGAATTGTAGGAAGTATGATGGCAAATTTAGCTTTAAAAATAATAACCGATTTACCATTAAATTTAAATCAAATCACATTAATTGACACCCTAAACTGGAGATTTCAAACGGTTGATTTCTAAACCTAAATTTCACAAGCTAAAATTCCCCTCTTTTGGAGGAGTGGTGAAAATTCAATGAATTTTTGACGGGGTGGTTTTACT
Coding sequences within it:
- the ccoS gene encoding cbb3-type cytochrome oxidase assembly protein CcoS; translated protein: MDILYLMILCSVSLAVVFLVVFIVFARKGQFEDDESPAVRILFDSDEIKEKEDTGNNNDKKKGDNNKFEEKSE
- a CDS encoding heavy metal translocating P-type ATPase — protein: MSENCFHCGQGIEKERISFDEKIFCCTGCKSVYEILNTNNLSNFYELNKKAGIRPEENSSQFDYLDTKEIFDRVTDFSEGNTSLVTFRIPVIHCSSCIWLLESLHTLHKDIHYSQVNFTRKTLQVSFNHNELKLSELAKFLTNLGYKPAINLETAEKNEDNLDKSLLVKLAIAGFAFGNGMFLAFPEYIGGEDYWMEHYKGLFRVLMFLLSVPVVFYSASDYYKSAWYGLKNKIVNIDVPIVLGIFVLFGRSIYEIATDYGPGYFDTLCGLLFFMLLGKIFQKRTYSSLSYDRDYKSFYPIAVTKVDFNGKQENILLSEIKIGDRILVRNHEIIPVDAILISGNGNIDNSFITGESESISKNPGDKIFAGGKQIGSSLELEVIKNVDQSYLTQLWNKEAFKKHETGLDTLINDISKYFTFIILGIALVAGIYWYFIDLETMFQVISAVLIIACPCALALSSPFTFGHIMRILGRNKFYVKDTLTIEKIAKVDTLVFDKTGTITHRKKSNIRYEGSEIQEFDLLNIKSLVKNSNHPLSKSLYEFLEVKDDYFPVDNFEEISGKGYEASVRGNIYKIGSAKYNNQESKNLETAVYISKNNEFIGKFIFKNEYRENLRNLFTKLINYKIFILSGDNSSEENQLKEIIPNYSSMAFNQNPEDKLNYIKDLQDKGLKVIMLGDGLNDAGALKQSNVGIAISDDSNSFTPSSDVIMNGEKVSQLDNYLNVCKGSITIVKLTFLISFLYNVVGLTFAVTGNMSPLFAALIMPASSITVISFTTISTWILGRKHFKKQP
- a CDS encoding Crp/Fnr family transcriptional regulator, whose amino-acid sequence is MSQEQQIAIEERFARVFNDKSFKERLSNTDYERYINAKKKLVFQKHDIVFDDGETPKGVYVIEKGAAKLSKSGSFGKDQILRFIKEGDIIGYRALLCGENFQAKAEAMTDVECTFLPADIFMDLLEVDPQLSFVMLQKISYELGESSNTITFLAQKTVRERLAEILILLEQKLGTDPEGFIKISLTREEIANIIGTATESAIRLISEFKGDSLIEVDGRNIKILNHDKLMKLGHVVL
- the panB gene encoding 3-methyl-2-oxobutanoate hydroxymethyltransferase, whose product is MSVHSEIKRVTTETLRKMKFDKEKITMLTAYDFTTAKMVDAGGVDTILIGDSAANVMAGFETTLPITLDQMIYHTQSVVRGVERALVIADLPFGTYQSNPDIALESAVRMMKEGGAHAIKIEGGKEISKSIKKIINAGIPIMGHLGLTPQSIYQFGTYKVRAKEEAEAEKLINDAKLLEELGCFGVVLEKIPADLAKRVTESISIPTIGIGAGPHCDGQVLVYHDMVGMNKGFSPKFLRRYLDLYTEITGAVSQYVKDVKSADFPNQNESY
- a CDS encoding RluA family pseudouridine synthase, with protein sequence MMEEQIVFEDNHLLVINKKVGQLVQGDKTGDEPLLDSIKDFIKKRDNKPGNVFLGLVHRIDRPTSGLVIYAKTSKALSRLTQMVKNREIQKTYWAVVAKEMIPQSQRLVHYLKKNEKNNKAIVFTKVTEGAKEAILTYNVIKALDNYLLLEIDLETGRHHQIRAQLSKTGVPIKGDLKYGAPRSNPDGGINLHARKLKFIHPVTKEEVTIVAPVPQNDAIWRACEE
- the thiS gene encoding sulfur carrier protein ThiS, which encodes MELTINHTLRNFDVLPKTLEALIAMELPEKKKGIAVALNNRIIPQSFWAETILNNQDSILIITATQGG
- the thiC gene encoding phosphomethylpyrimidine synthase ThiC produces the protein MAHKITRSPFPNSKKIYVEGKIHPINVAMREIQLSPTKLTNGTLEHNSPVTVYDTSGPYTDENSEINIEKGLPRIREQWILDRNDVEILDGITSDYGKKRLADSKLNELRFSYNHKPKVAKEGQEVTQLYYAKQGIITPEMEYIAIRENQRIEQLDSVSKDMAFQHQGNNFGARTPKSKITPEFVRDEIAAGRAIIPNNINHPESEPMIIGRNFLVKINANIGNSAVSSSIEEEVEKAVWACRWGADTIMDLSTGKNIHETREWIIRNSPVPIGTVPIYQALEKVKGVAEDLTWEIFKDTLIEQAEQGVSYFTIHAGVLLRYIHLTAKRVTGIVSRGGSIMAKWCLFHHKENFLYTHFEEICEIMKKYDVAFSLGDGLRPGSIADANDEAQFAELETLGELTKIAWKHNVQVMIEGPGHVPMHMIKENMDKQLEVCDEAPFYTLGPLTTDIAPGYDHITSGIGAAMIGWFGCAMLCYVTPKEHLGLPNKEDVKVGVITYKLAAHAADLAKGHPGSQYRDNALSKARFEFRWEDQFNLSLDPDTARSYHDETLPADGAKIAHFCSMCGPKFCSMKITQEIRESAEKGMFDKSQEFIEKGKEIYI
- a CDS encoding thiamine phosphate synthase; the encoded protein is MIIVISPEELVQNETEIINQLFREGLDLLHIRKPFIGQNEMKDFIQKIDSKFYSQLVLHSHYDLAENFNISRFHFREIDRKNGLYQSFTDKKKSTSVHDIETFNQLNKEWEYAFISPVFPSISKKGYGENSTILNDIKKRDNSNVKLIALGGINENNIHHVFDNNVDGVALLGAIWESDEPLNVFRKCRQNILY